AATGAAAACAGCCCTAGAGTTCTTCTAGGACCGTATCAAATACCTATTCAAATAATCTGTTCAAAGTATTTTACGCTTTTCTTCTCATCGCCAATTGCCCGTTCTATCCAATTCGTTTCAATAAATATCTCCATCATTTTTTCATAACGCCCGCCCTGTTGATTGGCCCATTCAAGAGCGACGACACCTTCATATGTAAGTGTCATATCTCTCATCAGTTTCTTAGCTTCAATCGTTTGTAGTTCAGGTTCTAACGAGGCAAAAGACTCCAAATCAGAAGTTACTTTTTTGAGTGCACTAGACATGTTTTCTTTCCAATTACTGTCCGGCACACCGTTTATCCGTTCCTTCATTTCCTCGATAAACAATGTGTGCGCATCGAATTTATTCACAAGCCTTACAAGTTCCATGCCTAAAATATTTGCGGTTCCTTCCCAAACCGTCAGCACTTGGGCATCTCGAAGCAGCCTTGGTGTGACGAAATCTTCGATGTACCCGTTTCCACCGTGCATTTCAATGGCTTCGTGGGAAAAATGGATGGCTTGTTCTGCTGTTTCTTTTTTAAGGAGTGCTATTTTCAACCGATTCAATACAATTTCGTCGTTGGTTGCATTGCCTGAAGTCACTTTATCATAAAGCTTGATCATATCGAATGTCGTCGCCATTTCTACTTCGAGTTTCGCTTTCATGGTTGAGAGCGTTTCTTGTACCATCGGGAATTCGGTCAACTTTTTCCCGAAAGCGTTGCGCCTGTCTGCATAAGTCGTTGCTTCATTCAATGCGCGACGCATGATGCCCAACGAAGCTACCGCGTTGCATATCCGCGATAAGTTCAAGGCTTCCATCATATAATAGAATCCTTTTGTAGAGTCACCAATCAAATACGCGAGTGCTCCATCGAATTCTACTTCGCCAGACGGTACTGCCCGTACCCCAAGTTTATCTTTCAATCGGCGGATTTGAATTCCGTTTAATGAACCGTCTTCTTGTCGCCACGGGACGGCGAATAAACTTAATCCGCGCGACCCTTCTACGGC
This genomic window from Sporosarcina sp. Marseille-Q4063 contains:
- a CDS encoding acyl-CoA dehydrogenase family protein, translated to MVLQQASEVKKPLNFYEEDKTLQTILKESLSPEFYLYAHKELTKFGSLVANEIDERAKYTDRDGQPRLQKFNKYGDDVSEIWVNEGYKKTVKETYRTGIVGYVHKEIPELGHKGNYLYSFAQGYLLSQAEPGFYCPVTLTQATAYLLEHYASDDVKDMFSPHVCATVDTELFEGATFLTERQGGSDVGANIVKAVADGEQYRLYGEKYFASNVGMCGVAMVLARMEGAVEGSRGLSLFAVPWRQEDGSLNGIQIRRLKDKLGVRAVPSGEVEFDGALAYLIGDSTKGFYYMMEALNLSRICNAVASLGIMRRALNEATTYADRRNAFGKKLTEFPMVQETLSTMKAKLEVEMATTFDMIKLYDKVTSGNATNDEIVLNRLKIALLKKETAEQAIHFSHEAIEMHGGNGYIEDFVTPRLLRDAQVLTVWEGTANILGMELVRLVNKFDAHTLFIEEMKERINGVPDSNWKENMSSALKKVTSDLESFASLEPELQTIEAKKLMRDMTLTYEGVVALEWANQQGGRYEKMMEIFIETNWIERAIGDEKKSVKYFEQII